A single Methanospirillum lacunae DNA region contains:
- a CDS encoding PKD domain-containing protein, giving the protein MKTDFSLVLNIFLSFLIIMGGIFVCTAQPAVSPTGLNTSELNESQTLLQEIPPVTIPIPPFNISDIRDTIDTKKPINPSVSALSITDTGMETMGNVILVPVTPTPEGSGYYYFNTTGTDQSYYIYSPGTYILQSGFSTGNSSAIYIEASDVVLDGNGQTITGNATNNGIATGSDVNNTSVRNFFKIEEFTYGLYSYGDKISLVNNTWADNRYAGIVAYTSNLSVHKNTLKNSSIGIYILGPYAVVSENTILDNFIGLYSIYGDTMTVEKNSFNNNQYGFASSGNNMTFRENTVHNSQDYGVIFQSDGGLCTGNIISQNYNNLASTGSNTTINGNTISDTFDEYGYGIRAEGENTTFSENTLYNNGYGIMSSKHDCKAIKNRVYSSVRYGILLDGDDGMISDNIVRDIQLYGLGCFGNNSLASNNIVTDAYFGIGIADQYNNTSVIGNQINRSSRSSLAILSEFYYEPITGPGIGNIYNNYFGSDTNIQGYGNFSNYSYSWTNPSGPVRGTNVVGGPFIAGNYWSNANGTGWSDLQTPNVTGFVTPPFDISPPVNDTAPLVPLKPVTINATANDQAIIVPAGNSSYRSYTNQTFITQPKPGADMPDVIVDSESKGNITSWTFTQLTDNHDIQAIGNPTPGQVQVFFNASQRYGERPLTVSFSSIQSLGSPTSWYWQFGDGITNTTRNPVHTYEIPGIYTVTLRALNNQTGGYAVWNNYITVTDGVVPQPTPTLVPGKIITQFSAYPTSGNAPLTVDFKDKSSGNPVSWDWDFGDGSHSTLQNPSHVYTTAGSYPVMLSLKNENYGGSLRIPEAVVVT; this is encoded by the coding sequence ATGAAGACAGACTTTAGCCTCGTACTTAATATATTTCTCAGTTTTCTGATCATTATGGGAGGTATCTTTGTCTGTACAGCCCAACCTGCAGTCAGTCCAACGGGATTAAACACCAGTGAACTGAACGAATCCCAGACTCTGCTACAGGAGATACCACCAGTGACAATCCCAATTCCACCATTTAATATTTCAGATATCAGGGATACTATTGACACAAAGAAACCCATAAATCCGTCTGTATCTGCATTATCTATCACAGATACCGGGATGGAAACAATGGGAAATGTTATCCTAGTTCCGGTAACTCCGACCCCAGAAGGGAGCGGGTATTATTATTTCAACACAACCGGAACTGATCAGAGTTATTATATCTATTCTCCTGGAACTTACATACTCCAGAGCGGATTTTCAACAGGGAATAGTTCGGCAATATATATCGAAGCATCGGATGTTGTTCTTGATGGAAATGGACAGACGATTACTGGAAATGCTACAAATAATGGGATCGCAACAGGATCTGATGTAAATAATACTTCGGTCAGAAATTTTTTCAAAATTGAAGAATTTACCTATGGTCTTTACTCTTACGGTGATAAGATATCTCTTGTTAATAATACATGGGCTGATAATAGGTATGCCGGTATTGTCGCCTATACATCAAATCTATCAGTCCATAAGAATACTCTGAAAAATTCCAGTATTGGAATTTACATACTTGGTCCTTATGCTGTTGTCTCTGAGAATACGATTCTGGATAATTTTATAGGATTATATAGTATCTATGGAGATACCATGACCGTAGAGAAGAATTCATTCAATAATAATCAATACGGGTTTGCTAGTTCCGGAAATAATATGACATTCCGTGAAAATACGGTTCATAATAGTCAGGATTACGGAGTCATATTCCAAAGTGACGGAGGTCTCTGTACTGGTAACATCATCAGTCAGAATTACAATAATTTAGCTTCAACCGGATCAAATACAACAATAAACGGCAATACCATTAGTGACACTTTCGATGAATATGGATATGGAATACGTGCTGAAGGTGAAAATACCACATTTTCAGAGAATACGTTATATAACAATGGATATGGTATTATGTCATCGAAGCATGACTGCAAAGCAATAAAGAACAGAGTCTATTCAAGTGTCCGTTATGGTATCCTGTTAGACGGCGATGATGGAATGATATCCGATAACATCGTCCGGGATATACAATTATATGGTCTGGGATGCTTTGGCAACAACTCATTAGCAAGCAACAATATTGTAACCGATGCATATTTTGGAATAGGAATAGCTGATCAATACAACAATACATCTGTAATCGGAAATCAGATCAACAGATCCAGCCGGTCTAGTCTTGCAATCCTTTCTGAATTTTATTATGAACCAATAACCGGGCCAGGAATTGGAAATATCTATAATAATTATTTTGGAAGTGATACAAATATCCAGGGGTACGGCAACTTCAGTAATTACTCCTATTCCTGGACTAACCCCTCCGGCCCCGTGCGGGGAACGAATGTCGTTGGAGGTCCGTTTATTGCAGGTAATTACTGGAGTAATGCAAACGGGACTGGATGGTCTGATCTGCAGACTCCAAATGTAACCGGATTTGTGACACCCCCATTCGATATTTCACCTCCGGTGAATGATACTGCCCCGCTTGTTCCACTCAAACCGGTTACCATCAACGCTACCGCAAATGATCAGGCCATTATTGTTCCTGCAGGGAACAGTTCATACCGGTCATACACGAATCAGACATTCATCACCCAGCCTAAACCCGGGGCAGATATGCCTGATGTAATTGTAGATTCTGAGTCTAAAGGAAATATTACGAGCTGGACGTTTACTCAGCTGACAGACAATCATGATATCCAGGCGATTGGAAATCCAACACCAGGTCAGGTTCAAGTTTTCTTTAATGCTTCACAGCGGTACGGTGAAAGACCATTGACAGTCTCGTTCTCTTCAATTCAATCACTCGGGTCACCGACTTCATGGTACTGGCAGTTTGGAGACGGAATAACCAATACTACCCGTAACCCGGTTCATACATATGAAATTCCGGGAATATATACAGTCACCTTGCGAGCTCTGAATAACCAGACCGGAGGATATGCTGTATGGAATAATTATATCACTGTTACAGACGGAGTTGTTCCACAGCCCACACCGACATTGGTACCCGGAAAGATCATTACGCAGTTTTCAGCATATCCTACAAGTGGAAATGCTCCGCTTACTGTAGATTTCAAGGATAAGAGTTCTGGAAATCCGGTTTCATGGGATTGGGACTTTGGGGATGGATCTCATTCAACACTGCAGAACCCGTCACATGTGTACACAACTGCTGGTTCCTATCCGGTTATGTTATCTCTTAAAAATGAGAACTATGGCGGGAGTCTGAGGATTCCCGAAGCCGTAGTTGTAACATGA
- a CDS encoding ABC transporter substrate-binding protein has protein sequence MTNSPIYNIRATIRESIYSKPMAIGMNMSQSFNRPHRAEQKDSPDNEQSDVNNFSYLQTLSLFVILIILSIVIILTIFPIFITSPLPVPATDNSTIICGVILPLSGDLGNIGTDILHGIEVATDEFNTGDTADGRKIILQIKDDKGDPNLSHALFQEMQRERVPVVIGSYSTKLTLKMAEETKKVDSSVLLSPQANGEALYGISPRFYQINPPVFYLAEFIGKWVSFSSDRVAILYCDDEYGRSVMNNIASDLTNRSIPVSGKEPIRQDDTDYAALSHSILDSAPDTIILIVYDNRQIPIIRNLSEAGFRGQVILSESGLMNSLEKENSDVLSQFSLFTIDSYTNLVPGIQSERFVSAYQKMFHQDPTRTLAGYGYDSMKVVTEALPPACDTHTVTAETIRKGLDTSRYYGVSGPKVFDSHHAAGPAQDRWVFRDGTFVLMTTSLV, from the coding sequence ATGACGAACTCTCCAATCTACAATATCCGGGCAACCATCAGAGAGAGTATATACTCAAAACCTATGGCCATTGGGATGAACATGAGTCAATCATTCAACCGTCCTCATAGAGCAGAGCAAAAAGATTCACCAGATAATGAGCAGAGTGATGTCAACAATTTTTCATATCTTCAAACACTTTCTCTTTTCGTTATCCTCATCATTCTTTCCATCGTTATAATTCTCACCATCTTCCCCATCTTCATCACCTCCCCACTTCCAGTCCCTGCTACTGATAATTCTACAATCATCTGCGGCGTTATCCTCCCTTTGAGTGGAGATTTAGGCAATATCGGTACGGATATCCTGCATGGCATTGAGGTCGCAACCGATGAGTTCAATACCGGAGATACAGCAGACGGGCGAAAAATTATACTTCAGATAAAAGATGACAAGGGAGATCCAAACCTGTCACATGCTCTTTTTCAGGAGATGCAACGTGAGAGAGTTCCTGTAGTTATCGGATCATATTCTACCAAACTCACGTTGAAGATGGCTGAAGAGACAAAAAAAGTTGATAGTTCCGTTCTACTTTCTCCCCAGGCAAATGGAGAAGCATTGTATGGGATATCTCCCCGGTTTTATCAGATTAATCCACCAGTTTTCTATCTTGCTGAATTTATTGGAAAATGGGTCTCATTTTCTTCTGACCGGGTTGCTATCCTGTACTGCGATGACGAGTATGGACGATCAGTCATGAACAATATTGCGTCAGATCTTACCAACCGATCTATACCTGTTTCCGGAAAGGAGCCGATTCGTCAGGATGATACCGATTATGCTGCTCTATCTCATTCAATCCTGGATAGTGCACCAGATACGATTATTCTCATTGTGTATGATAATCGTCAGATCCCCATCATCAGGAATCTGTCAGAGGCAGGTTTCCGTGGTCAGGTGATATTGTCTGAGTCCGGGCTTATGAACAGTCTGGAGAAGGAGAACTCTGATGTGCTCTCACAGTTTTCCCTTTTCACGATAGATTCCTATACAAACCTGGTTCCCGGGATACAATCAGAACGCTTTGTTTCCGCATATCAGAAGATGTTTCATCAGGATCCCACACGGACTCTTGCCGGATATGGATATGATTCAATGAAGGTTGTAACAGAGGCCCTGCCACCTGCCTGTGATACTCATACGGTAACAGCAGAGACCATCAGGAAAGGATTGGATACTTCCCGGTATTACGGTGTTAGTGGCCCAAAAGTCTTCGATTCTCATCATGCTGCAGGTCCAGCCCAGGACAGGTGGGTATTCCGGGATGGAACATTTGTTCTGATGACGACATCACTTGTGTAG
- a CDS encoding uracil-xanthine permease family protein, giving the protein MTYTTEEIPPPVPCFLLGLQHALLIATSFVFPLILIRASGMGTSEAGFFLSMTIMAVGIGTILQSLKGHYIGSGFLCPSFAALFFIPPATAAYALGGLGLMSAMTAMSGVFQIAISRVISRLRFLFPPEVTGLVIIMAGISAIPFSIQSFLGMENLKAQFISEDLLIAIITLGVIVIASIWGKGSMKLYPAFIGIIAGYIAAFFCGQIPTSSVFTFLTFPLIELPKPIFLSWSFDSSILLPFIIAAFAGVFKTIGNLTSCQKINDADWIRSDMENYSRGTLTEGVTNIICGAIGGLGQSTSSGNIGLSLATGATSRRIGIIAGIILVFLAVFPPVSSFFLIMPLPVIGAALVYSICYMVMTGMEVMMTRMMDTRRFFTIGISLVFGFGASTFSSVVLPIEYSWLATILTSPLTLSTIIAILLTLVFRIGIKQQATIKIMPGDENLADTVFSFIDQNARMWGARRDVATKAGSALLELMESGFSFEIFNTGATVTLSFDEYNFDILVEYQGDPITIPEDVPSHEELMEDPDSFLQLALALVRKHSDSLSVTRSGEMNKVFVHFEH; this is encoded by the coding sequence TTGACATATACAACTGAAGAGATACCTCCACCGGTTCCGTGTTTTCTCCTCGGATTACAACACGCTCTTCTGATTGCAACCTCTTTTGTTTTTCCTCTCATTCTTATAAGGGCATCTGGGATGGGGACTTCTGAAGCCGGCTTCTTTCTCTCTATGACCATTATGGCGGTAGGGATCGGAACAATACTCCAGTCACTGAAAGGGCATTATATCGGATCAGGTTTTTTATGTCCTTCATTTGCAGCCCTGTTTTTTATCCCACCGGCGACGGCTGCATATGCCCTCGGCGGACTTGGCCTCATGTCAGCAATGACCGCCATGAGCGGCGTATTTCAGATTGCAATCTCCCGGGTAATCAGCAGGCTCAGATTCCTGTTTCCTCCCGAAGTTACCGGGCTTGTGATTATCATGGCAGGTATTTCTGCGATTCCCTTTTCTATTCAGAGTTTTTTGGGAATGGAGAACCTAAAGGCACAATTCATCTCAGAAGACCTGCTCATTGCAATCATTACGCTTGGTGTTATTGTTATTGCAAGTATTTGGGGAAAAGGATCGATGAAACTCTATCCTGCATTTATTGGAATCATTGCAGGGTATATTGCTGCCTTTTTTTGTGGACAGATTCCCACATCATCGGTCTTTACCTTTCTGACATTTCCCTTAATAGAACTTCCAAAACCGATCTTCCTCTCCTGGAGTTTTGATTCATCTATACTTCTTCCATTCATTATAGCCGCATTTGCCGGAGTTTTCAAGACGATTGGAAACCTGACATCCTGTCAGAAGATCAATGATGCAGACTGGATCAGGTCAGATATGGAAAATTACAGCAGAGGAACTCTCACCGAAGGAGTGACAAATATCATCTGCGGAGCCATAGGCGGTCTTGGTCAGAGTACATCCTCCGGAAATATCGGGCTTTCACTTGCCACCGGTGCGACAAGCCGGAGGATTGGAATTATTGCCGGGATTATTCTGGTGTTCCTGGCTGTATTCCCACCGGTTTCGTCGTTTTTCCTTATTATGCCTCTTCCGGTCATCGGTGCTGCCCTTGTCTATTCTATCTGTTACATGGTGATGACAGGGATGGAGGTGATGATGACGAGGATGATGGATACCAGGAGGTTTTTCACCATTGGTATCTCCCTTGTCTTTGGATTTGGTGCAAGTACATTCTCTAGTGTTGTTCTTCCGATAGAATATTCTTGGCTTGCAACAATTCTGACTTCTCCTCTGACTCTCTCGACAATTATTGCAATCCTGCTTACTCTTGTATTCAGAATCGGCATCAAACAACAGGCCACTATCAAGATCATGCCAGGTGATGAAAACCTGGCCGATACGGTTTTTTCATTTATCGATCAGAATGCCCGGATGTGGGGAGCCCGCCGGGATGTTGCCACCAAGGCCGGATCTGCCCTCCTTGAATTGATGGAGAGCGGTTTTTCGTTTGAGATCTTCAATACCGGTGCAACAGTAACACTCTCATTTGATGAGTATAATTTTGATATACTCGTAGAATACCAGGGAGATCCGATTACTATTCCAGAGGATGTGCCTTCTCACGAAGAACTGATGGAAGATCCGGATTCGTTTCTGCAGCTGGCACTTGCACTGGTCAGAAAGCATTCTGATTCGCTGAGTGTCACCCGGTCCGGGGAGATGAACAAGGTGTTTGTTCACTTTGAACATTAA
- a CDS encoding response regulator → MVKILIVDDNLFMRTMIKTFVSDAGFEISAMAVDGYQGVYEYTQNRPDIVLLDILMPKMDGIMALKTLIAYDPHARILMVSAIQSVKMIKLAITCGAKGYVLKPFQREQLIQEINRVLELNL, encoded by the coding sequence ATGGTTAAGATCCTTATTGTTGATGATAACCTCTTTATGCGTACCATGATCAAGACCTTTGTTTCAGATGCAGGTTTTGAGATTTCCGCAATGGCAGTAGACGGGTATCAGGGTGTCTATGAATATACACAAAACCGTCCAGACATAGTGCTTCTCGATATCCTGATGCCAAAAATGGATGGGATAATGGCTCTAAAAACCCTCATAGCCTATGATCCCCATGCACGAATACTGATGGTGAGTGCGATTCAGTCAGTAAAAATGATAAAACTTGCAATAACCTGCGGTGCTAAAGGATACGTTCTGAAACCATTTCAACGCGAGCAGTTGATACAGGAGATTAACCGGGTTCTTGAATTAAATTTATGA
- a CDS encoding response regulator, which yields MDEVASVLIVDDNKAIRDYLISILEIEGYQVFSASDGEETLKFLHEHSSPDLILLDIIMPGMNGIDVLRTIKGDPVLKQITIIMLTSVSLTADKELAFQLGASDYLTKPFELRELLARVKTHINLKKTTDECALQRKIQETILSTIPGIVYLKSKDGYYIHGNEMFADLVGIPLIEIPGKREEDLFSSYVADERIKADDLLLKFGVEEFEIQEEISMPDKSARSFFTKKRRVVDKNGEITGLVGVSIDITEQVILKEAYAEKEEILDSILNSYPAEIWVLNPNGEIILQNSKHLAKYGNLIGRPIPDLPLSEETKIYWKESLDLILNGKIRENEKKIIESDGSEWIIDSFRPIRLQDGILGIMGMNLNVTRWSLGDDDLSIRISGESEHNNQNSGEKITDEPIQSSDSYRKRSINNG from the coding sequence ATGGATGAGGTTGCATCGGTTCTGATCGTTGATGATAATAAAGCCATACGGGATTATCTAATCTCAATATTGGAAATAGAAGGATACCAGGTTTTTTCAGCATCAGACGGAGAAGAAACACTAAAATTTCTTCATGAGCATTCATCACCTGACCTGATTCTCCTTGATATCATTATGCCCGGGATGAACGGGATTGATGTTCTCAGAACAATTAAAGGAGATCCGGTTCTGAAACAGATAACAATCATCATGCTGACAAGTGTGAGTCTTACTGCTGACAAAGAACTCGCATTCCAGCTTGGTGCCAGTGATTATCTAACAAAACCTTTTGAACTCAGGGAATTACTTGCCAGGGTTAAGACGCATATAAATCTGAAAAAAACCACAGATGAGTGTGCCTTACAGCGAAAAATTCAGGAGACTATTTTATCAACAATTCCCGGCATCGTGTATCTGAAAAGTAAGGATGGATACTATATCCATGGTAATGAGATGTTTGCAGATCTGGTTGGAATTCCACTCATAGAGATCCCAGGCAAACGTGAAGAGGATCTATTTTCATCGTATGTTGCTGATGAGCGGATAAAGGCTGATGACCTGCTCCTCAAGTTTGGTGTAGAAGAGTTTGAGATCCAGGAGGAGATCTCTATGCCTGACAAGAGTGCCCGGTCATTTTTTACCAAAAAACGCCGGGTCGTTGATAAGAACGGGGAGATAACCGGACTGGTTGGTGTGTCTATTGACATTACTGAGCAGGTTATCCTGAAAGAAGCATATGCTGAAAAAGAAGAGATTCTGGATTCGATACTTAACTCATATCCTGCAGAGATTTGGGTTCTCAATCCAAACGGGGAGATAATTCTCCAGAATTCAAAGCATCTTGCAAAGTATGGTAATCTTATCGGAAGACCAATACCAGACCTGCCTCTATCAGAAGAAACGAAAATCTACTGGAAAGAGAGTCTTGACCTCATCCTTAACGGAAAAATACGAGAGAATGAGAAGAAAATAATAGAATCAGATGGATCCGAGTGGATTATAGATTCATTCAGACCGATCAGGTTACAAGACGGAATTCTTGGAATTATGGGGATGAACCTGAACGTCACACGATGGTCACTGGGGGATGACGATCTATCTATCAGGATTTCAGGAGAATCTGAACATAATAACCAGAATAGCGGAGAAAAAATCACTGACGAGCCCATTCAGTCATCTGATTCGTACAGGAAGAGGTCTATAAATAATGGTTAA
- a CDS encoding tetratricopeptide repeat protein yields MNFNVHENGFYPCIFVFIVCMCLGIPAAQAANGQELYLAGDYSGAVEKFTSDLAGAKEADRASILNNIGTSYMGLGDLNKAKEYYQNAVSADPAYGKGWINLGVLQEKLGDKDAALDSFEKVTTADPMVYADAMVKKGTLLTELGKLAEAETTFMQGEQYATGSTAADIYTGIGAIAFMQKKSDVAERNFLKAIDADPSGAVLAYTNLGVLRVTQGDYDGARKLFKTAISNDHSAISQASEFLKKLDQMKPEHTNSTS; encoded by the coding sequence ATGAATTTTAATGTACATGAGAATGGTTTCTATCCCTGTATTTTTGTTTTTATTGTCTGCATGTGTTTGGGAATTCCCGCTGCCCAGGCTGCAAATGGACAGGAATTGTATTTAGCAGGAGATTATTCCGGGGCAGTTGAGAAATTTACCTCAGATCTTGCAGGTGCCAAAGAAGCAGACCGGGCTTCAATATTAAACAATATTGGCACTAGTTACATGGGTCTTGGGGATCTGAATAAAGCAAAAGAATATTATCAAAATGCAGTATCAGCCGATCCGGCATATGGAAAGGGCTGGATCAATCTCGGGGTATTACAAGAGAAACTCGGAGATAAGGATGCCGCTCTTGATAGTTTTGAGAAAGTAACCACTGCTGATCCCATGGTGTATGCCGATGCTATGGTAAAAAAGGGGACCCTCTTAACAGAGCTGGGGAAACTTGCCGAAGCAGAAACGACGTTTATGCAAGGTGAGCAATATGCAACCGGCAGTACTGCTGCTGATATCTATACCGGAATTGGTGCAATTGCTTTTATGCAAAAAAAATCCGATGTGGCTGAACGCAATTTTCTAAAAGCGATTGATGCAGATCCATCAGGAGCAGTTCTGGCATATACCAATCTTGGTGTTCTCAGAGTAACCCAGGGGGATTATGATGGTGCCAGAAAATTGTTTAAAACTGCAATAAGTAATGATCACTCGGCAATATCACAAGCTTCAGAGTTCCTGAAAAAGCTTGATCAGATGAAGCCTGAACATACGAACTCTACTTCATAA
- a CDS encoding C13 family peptidase: MTYIQFIIKTVFLLILCSFISVCIPCVLSEEDGPLYIGVLLPLNGPEGQPLYNALLLSQNQINEGGGIGGRPVQLILRDTSTGDLMKYAEDLAKDPRIKVVIGPYSSDDLFAVADLFIKKQKVLISPSASSDEIYRAFAGTGSVWRTVSNDGDITSVLLQHIKQNGGKNVALLTINSTYGNTFYDWIPYWAIEYNITITGEEKYSTQNDIAGAVDRLCKVRPDYLIFVHSGSGNEIRSAIETLKELNSSTIPYFIYPTVDKQGQILLRPDAQDQQKLLESGLWNIHNISVLSTIIPDKTLMLMSKEWDPGFSKEYTISKYGQSDYAPEVYDALLVASGVMARITAYRQKSPMNAALSILTNESGDLMPRTEEGFQSAFNQIQQGLTPVFIGATGPLLFKSEGTDRREPWYGTYRMEDGKIISDPVLHQNLTKSDNKSGLADNSTDLSTVPVQNISHGDFWAVIGAFSREWTNYRHQADALTMYEYLKSQGVSDDHIILLIYDDIPTDKKNTRPGEVYHKPGEEEVRKRAIPDYIGEIVDKKTLTDVLFKKVESDGRPVLQSDENSTVLVYLSSHGVQGGDLLFGNDSERITPDEFASIVDKMKEKKVFGRMLIVLESCFSGVIADSITTPGVIVMTASAQNETSKAASYDSALSTWLSDEFTTELISRLKNSDSSVTLRQLYQQIFYHVRSSHPTISMHNASLDITAGLFFGGA, encoded by the coding sequence ATGACATACATACAATTCATCATAAAAACTGTTTTTCTTCTGATTCTCTGCTCTTTTATATCGGTATGTATTCCTTGTGTCCTCTCTGAAGAAGACGGGCCATTGTATATCGGAGTGCTTCTCCCTCTCAATGGGCCTGAAGGACAACCATTGTATAACGCCCTTTTGTTATCACAGAACCAGATCAATGAAGGGGGAGGAATTGGTGGAAGACCGGTTCAGCTGATACTGCGGGATACCAGTACCGGGGATCTCATGAAATATGCAGAGGACCTTGCAAAAGATCCACGAATCAAGGTTGTAATCGGACCATATTCCTCTGATGATCTCTTTGCGGTTGCTGACTTATTTATTAAAAAACAGAAGGTGCTTATATCTCCGTCTGCATCATCTGATGAGATCTACCGGGCATTTGCAGGGACCGGTTCAGTCTGGAGAACGGTATCAAACGACGGTGATATTACTTCAGTGCTTCTCCAACATATCAAACAGAACGGGGGGAAAAATGTTGCCCTCCTTACCATAAACAGCACGTATGGCAATACATTTTATGACTGGATCCCCTATTGGGCGATTGAATATAACATTACTATCACAGGCGAAGAAAAGTATTCGACACAGAATGATATTGCCGGGGCAGTAGACCGGTTATGTAAAGTACGTCCTGATTATCTGATTTTTGTCCACTCGGGATCAGGGAATGAGATACGATCTGCCATTGAAACGCTTAAAGAACTGAACTCTTCTACCATTCCGTATTTTATATATCCTACTGTTGACAAACAGGGACAGATCCTGCTACGACCTGATGCACAAGATCAACAGAAACTCCTCGAATCAGGACTATGGAATATACACAATATCAGTGTTCTTTCAACCATAATTCCAGATAAAACTCTTATGCTCATGTCCAAAGAATGGGATCCGGGCTTTTCAAAAGAATACACGATATCGAAATATGGTCAATCAGATTATGCTCCTGAGGTCTATGATGCCCTGCTGGTTGCATCCGGCGTCATGGCCCGTATTACTGCATATCGTCAAAAATCTCCCATGAATGCAGCATTATCTATCTTAACCAATGAATCAGGTGACCTCATGCCCAGAACAGAAGAGGGATTTCAATCAGCATTCAACCAGATTCAACAAGGACTGACTCCGGTCTTTATCGGTGCAACCGGTCCACTCCTGTTCAAATCTGAAGGAACTGACCGGCGTGAACCCTGGTATGGAACCTATCGCATGGAAGACGGAAAGATAATTTCAGATCCTGTCCTGCATCAGAACCTGACCAAATCAGATAATAAATCAGGTCTAGCAGATAATTCAACCGACCTATCCACTGTTCCAGTCCAGAACATATCTCATGGTGATTTCTGGGCGGTGATAGGAGCATTTTCCCGGGAGTGGACAAATTACCGGCATCAGGCTGATGCTCTGACCATGTATGAGTATTTGAAATCCCAGGGAGTTTCAGATGATCATATTATTCTCCTCATCTATGACGATATCCCAACAGACAAAAAAAATACCAGACCTGGCGAGGTATATCATAAACCAGGGGAAGAGGAGGTCAGGAAACGGGCAATTCCGGACTATATCGGTGAAATTGTCGATAAAAAGACACTGACGGATGTTCTTTTTAAAAAGGTCGAATCTGATGGAAGACCTGTTCTTCAATCTGATGAAAATTCAACCGTGCTGGTATATCTTTCATCACATGGAGTTCAGGGAGGAGACCTGTTATTTGGTAATGATAGTGAGCGGATTACACCGGATGAATTCGCTTCAATTGTAGACAAGATGAAAGAGAAAAAGGTTTTTGGGCGAATGCTCATCGTTCTTGAATCCTGTTTCAGCGGGGTTATTGCTGATTCAATAACAACACCGGGAGTCATTGTAATGACTGCTTCAGCACAAAATGAGACATCAAAAGCTGCATCATATGACTCTGCACTTTCAACCTGGTTATCAGATGAGTTCACCACAGAGCTCATCTCCAGACTCAAAAACTCTGATTCGTCTGTTACTCTTCGCCAGCTCTATCAGCAGATATTTTACCATGTCAGGTCTTCGCACCCTACGATTTCTATGCACAATGCATCATTGGACATTACGGCAGGACTCTTCTTTGGCGGAGCGTAA